The Campylobacter curvus genome includes the window TTTACAGTCAAAAAGCGGCAGGTCATAATGCCTAAAATCCAGCTTTGGCAGCTCATCTTTCACACTAAACACCCGCCAAATTTGCACGCCTAAATCCTTTAAATTCGCGTGCAAATTTTCGCTTGGCTCGTCATAAATTTGCGCCGCGTCAAGCCCTGCAAATTCGCAAATTTCCATTATCTCGCACTCGCTTTGTCCGGCAAAGACCCCGACGCAAAGCTTGCCATTTTCGTGCGCTATATGCGCTATCTCGCGAGCCGTTTTCATACCCACTTGGCGCAGGCTTTTTGCAAAGATGACACCTAGAAAATCGACCGCCAAAGCCGCCACGCTTGCCGCCTCGCTAGCCATTTTTATCCCGCAAATTTTAATAAGTGGTCTCAAATTTAGCCCCCGATATACTCTTGAAAATAGCGATAAATTTTACCGCTATTTATCGCGTCTATGATGAGCGGCTTCGCGTCATTTGGCGTCTTGACGATGTCTGCGGTATAGAGCGCAAACATCGCATTTAGCAGCACGATGTCAAATTTCGCCCCGCTCTCCTCGCCTTTTAATATCCGCACTAAAATTTCGGCGTTTTCTTCTGGCGAGCCGCCCTCGATGTCGCCGTGAAATGCGCGCTTGAAGCCAAATTGTTCGGGCGTGATCTTATACTCCAAAATTTTGCCGTCCTTCACCTCGTGTATCAGCGTCTCGTCGCACAGCGCGATCTCGTCCATACCGTCCATGCCATGCACGACGAGCGCATGCTGCCTGCCAAGTCGCAGCAAGGTCTGCGCCATCAGCTCATTGACCTCTTCGAGGTAGTTGCCGGCAAGTTGGTATTTCAGTCCTAAATTTGGATTTAGAAGAGGTCCTAGCATATTAAAGACAGTGCCGATTTTTAGGCGTTCGCGCACCTCTTTGACCTCGGCTGTGATCTTGTGAAAAAGCGGCGCGTGAAAAAACGTCAGCCCTTTTTCGCGTAGCCTTGCGCGGTTTTCCTCGATACTACCGGTAATCGGCACGTTTAAAATTTTTAGCACGTCGCTACTGCCGCTTTGGCTCGTGATCGCCTTGTTTCCGTGCTTTGCGACCTTCACGCCAAGGGCTGCTGCGATGAAAGCGACAGTCGTTGAGATGTTTATCGTTTTTAGCTTATCCCCGCCTGTGCCCACGATGTCGAAGATGTCGCCGCGATCCACGTAAGTCGTCGAGTATTTTAGGATATTTTGCACGAAAGCTGCGAGACTATCGGCGTAGAGGCTCTTTTCGCTAATGAGCACCAAAAGTCCCGCCAGCTGCACGATGTCGCACTCTTTGTCGTTTATCGCGCGGCAGATCACCTCGTAGTCGCTGCTTTCAAGTGGAAAGCCCTTTTGCAGCTTCGTCATAAACGGCGATAAATTCGCCGTTCGCGGCTCTTTTGGTGCAGGTTTTTCCTCTGCGCTCTTTAAATTTATAAAATTTTCGATGATCTTTTTGCCGTATTGCGTGAAGTAGCTCTCGGGGTGAAACTGGATGCCAAAAACGGGTCGGCTGGCCTCGCGAAGTGCCATCACTACGCCATCATCGCTCATCGCAAGCGGCTTTAAATTTGACGGGAGCTCATCCACGTAAAGCGAGTGGTAGCGCATGACTTCAAATTTAGTCGGCAAGCCCGAAAACAAGGGCTCTGCCTCGCTTACCTCGATCATTGAGGTTTTGCCGTGATAGGGCTTTTCTAGCCGCTTTATCGCAGCCCCTGCCACAAGAGCTATCGCCTGATGTCCCAAACAAATACCCAAAATAGGCACGTCAAGGTCGCTTTTTAAAATTTCAAGGCAAACGCCGCTATCCTTTGGATGCTTTGGCCCCGGGCTTAAAATTATCTTGCTAGGGCGCATTTTGCGGATCTCTTCGAGTGTGATCTTGTCGTTTCGCACGCTCAGCACCTCTTCGTTTGTCAGCTCACGCACGTATTGCTCGACGTTGAAGACGAAGCTGTCGTAGTTGTCGATAAGTAATATCAAAATTTCTCCTTTTGGCTCATACCGACTCACGATATTTCGCCTTTAAATCATTTTTATTATTTTTAATCTCTCACATTCGCGCTAAAATTTATCTTGACCTACGATCTGGCTCGCATTATTTTTAAACACATTTACCACGCTCGCACGTTTATGGCAAATTTCGGCGTATTCGCGCTCGCTTTGCGAGTCATACACGATACCTGCGCCAGCCCCTACGAACACGTCGCTATTTCCGTCAGCACGCGGCACAAAGATCGCACTTCTAATCAAGATCGCCATTTGCACGTCGCCGTTAAAATGCAAAAACCCGATACCTCCGCCGTAGATATTTCTAGCACCGGTTTCCAGCTCGCTTATGATCTGCATGGCGCGGATTTTGGGCGTCCCGCTAAGCGTACCGGCAGGAAATACGCTCCTTATCACGTCAAACATGTCAAGCTCCTGCTTTTTCACGCCATAAACCTCGCTTGCGATGTGCATCACGCTCTCGTAATACTGAATATGCATAGGATTTTTCACGACCACGCTTTTTGCATTTGAGACGCGTCCGATGTCGTTGCGGGCGAGGTCGATCAGCATTTTATGCTCGGCGAGCTCCTTTTCGTCGTTTATCAGCTCATTTTTTAGCCTCTCATCATCGTTAGCATCGACGCCGCGAGGTCTCGTGCCAGCGATCGGCGCTACGAAAATTTGAGAATTTTTCATCTCGAAAACGAGCTCAGGAGATGAGCCCACGACATCGCCGTAAGGTGTAGGAAAATGAAACATATAAGGGCTCGGGTTTGCCACGCTTAGCTTTTTATAAAATTCAAAACTATCCATATCAGTGAGGATATGTAGCTGTTTGCCAAGCACGACTTGAAATATATCGCCGCTTTTTAGATACTCTTTTGCAATGCCTACGATGCTTTCAAAGTGTTTCTTTTCTGCCTCTAGGTCGGTTTTTATCTTAAATTTGCTCTGCTTTTTTGGCGTATCGACCGGCTTTAAAGCGAGCAAAAAGTCATAATACCTCGCCGTGTCACCATAAAACGTATAAATTTTACTCATTTTATCAAAGTGCAAATACGCCTTTGCGTCGGCATATATAAATTTTGGAAATTCATACAAAGGCGGCTTTTGCTCGCCTATCTCCTCAAAATACCTCACGCCCTCGTAGGCAAATACGCCAAAAAGTCCACCAAAAGGAGCGATATTTTTGTCACGATTCGTATCAAAATATCCTCTAAGCCCGTTCAGATCGGTATCATCTGCATCTATATACTCACAGTCGATGCCGACGATCGTTTGCGTCTTATCCTCCGCCAGATAGCTATTTTTAAATCTCCGCCTTATCGCCTCGTAGTAAAACAGCGGTTCGTATAAAAGCATGTTCGTCCTAAATTTTGATTTTGCCTATTATAGGCAAAAAAGCCTTTAAATTTTAAAAATTTTCGCCTTGCCTGCGATTTTTACACAAGTTTCAAACTCATTTTGATAAAATTTGACATTTTAAAGGATGGATTATGCTTTTTGTCGGTTTGCTCGTCGTTGGCGTGGTAGTCGGGTTCATCTCGGGATTTTTTGGCATCGGAGGCGGCACGGTCGTGGTTCCCGTGATGCTAGCACTGGGATATGACATAAAATCAGCCGTAGGCATCAGTATCATGCAGATGCTCTTTGGTGCGATCTTTGGCTCGTTCATAAACTATAAAGCCGGTCTTTTAAAGATAGGCAGAGGCGTTTATCTGGGGCTTGGCGGGCTTTTTGGAGCCAGCACGAGCGGCTACATCATAAGCATAGCGCCTGAAATTTTACTAGAAAGCATACTCTTAGCCACTTTCATATTTTCCATCATCAGGCTCTATCTGACGCCGACGAACGAGGCGCAAACGCCAAATGATTCAAAATTCCTACTCTTTTTAGTCGGCTTTTTCGTAGGTGCGATCGCCATTAGCGTAGGCATCGGTGGAGCGGTCTTCATAACGCCTATACTTGTTGGATTTTTGGGATATGATATGAAAAAGGCCATCTCGATGGGCGTATTTTTCGTTATGTTCGCGTCGCTATCGGGGTTTATCTCTATGGCGTATCACGGGCACGTGCAGTATCTTGAGGGCGCATTTTTGGGAGTTGGAGCGCTTGGGGGGGTCTATTTTGGCACGAAAACGACTCACAAAACGGACAAAAAAGCGCTTAAAAAATGGTTTTTGCTGCTTTATGTAGTGATGATCGCATTGATGCTTAAAAAGATGCTTTTAAATTAAAGGCTCTCCCGGAGTCAAACCTCTAAATTTGCTCTAAAAAATACGCTTTGCTAAGCTTATTTTCAAGCTGACTCACAAATTTAAGCGCATTTGGCACACTAAGCTCGCTTGCGATGTCCTCAAGGCTGATTTTCCCGTCAAATTTAAGCGCCACGCTCGCTTCAAGCCTATCAAGCGCGACCTTTAAATTTAGCCCGTCAGCTAGCAATATCACAGGCTCATCGGTCTTTGCAAAATAGCTAAGATAGCCCGCCACGCGAGGCCTTAGCCTGCTCTTACCATCCTGGTATCTCACGCTTTTTAGGGCGTTTGCAGAGATTTTTACATTTTGAGTCGCAAAGACCTCCATGAGCTGCATGAACGTAGTCTGAGCGTCTTGACCCGTGCATTGCAGCAGATCGTCTAAATTTAGACTATCAGGATATGCGTCAACCAGGGCCTTTTGCACTTCGTTTGCAGGATCGCTTAAATTCAGCGCGAAATTTAGCCTGCTAAGCTCTTTCATGCCAAGCTCAATATCAAGATCATCACTGCCATTAAGGCGCTCTTTATGTATCACTAGGCTTTTTCTAAACGAGCGGTTGAGCAAAAAGTCGTTCATCTGCTCCTTTTGTATGCGGCTTGGATAGTTTCTGGCGATATGTGCGTCAAAGCGGTAGATGCCAAGCACACTTCTAAATATATCATCAAGCGAGCAGTCAAGTAGGTAGTAAAGTCCGTTTTGCCCGAGCTTTTTGGCAAATTTATAAAAATATGTCGGGTCGTTACAGATCTCTAAAAAATCATGTAAGACATAATAATCATTGCCTTTTTTTATGATATTTTGCAAGAAATTTAGCTGCGTAGCCAGTAGTTGAGTGCTGTCGCGATAAACCTTGTCCGTAGCGCTTTGAGCGTTAAATTTCAGATAATCTTGCAAGAAATCAAGCTCTCGTTTTGAAATTTCAAGCTTTTTTGCCCCGCTTGTTTGAGAGTCGCTTGCAAAGAGCATGAAATCGCGCAAAACATCAAGGCTCTTCCAGCCTGGATAGATGTTATAAGAGATATAGGCCACGCCGTTTGCGGACAATAGTAGCTTCACTGCGCGCAAAAGCGCCTCTTTGACGCTATCATCTACCCAGCTATAAACGCCGTGAGTGATGATGTAGTCAAATTTCCCAAGCTTTTTCGCCTCGTTTTCATCAAGCTTTAAGATGTCAAGCTCCATGAGGCTGAAATTTCCTATCCCCATATCTTTGGCGATTTTGTTTCCTGTGCTTACTTGAGTGCTTGAGATATCGATGCCAACGACATCAGCGCGCTCGTTGTGAACGGCAAAGGGTAGGATGTTGCCACCATACGAGCAGCCAAACTCAAGTACTCTGGCCTCCGCTGGGGTGGGCGGATTTAGCCCAAGAAACCGGGCTATCGCGTGTATCCTAACAGGCGAACAATCGCTAAAAGCGGCCGAGAAATAAGGTACTTCGTCATAATATTCTTTTACATCGCTCATTTTGATCCGATCTTTTTTAAAATATATAAAAATTCCGTCACGTGCAGGCTTCTGCTGCCTAAATTCCTACTGCCACGAAATGCGTTGTATCTTTGCTCCAAGACCTTGAGCTCGCCGAATTTCGTGAGGTTTCGCTCGAAGCTCTCGCGCTCGATGAAGCCCTCGGAGTTAAACGAGATGATGATAAATTTTGCCTTTAGCTTGCCCACAAGCTCGAAAAAGCTCTGCTCGGCGGCGGATTTTTTATTATACACGGACTTGTTCCAGCCCTTTGCGATGCCAGATACCCTTGAGATGCTCTGCGGACGTTCATTTTTTGCTATCAAATTCAGCATGAAATAATTCGAGCTATAAGGGTGCTGATTGTAAGGAGGATCGAGATACACGACGTCCATTTGCTCTAGCTCGCCCGCCAGGTCGTTCGCGTCTTTTTGACAGACCGCAAAGGGCACGTTGAATTTTGAAAATATCGGCATCGGCAAAGATATGCGCCCCATTATGCGCCCCAGTGCGTTTTTACCCTCGCCGCCAAACTGTCCGATACCGCTTTTGTTTTTATAAAAGCCCTTAAAAACGCCGCTCGTGTTCGCCTTAGTGCTCGCCTCGTATAAAAGCGGAGCGATGAAAAAGCGCCTGATCACTTCTGGTAAATTTTCTATCTGAGCCCTTGCAGTGTCGATATAAAGGGCGTTTTCTTTGGTGTAAAAGACCCTGTCCTCGCGCCTTATATCGTCTTGATCTTTTGGTGCGTAAAGCTCGCTTACAAATCCGCTTTGCGGATTTGATTTTATATTTTCAAGCAAAATTTCATGCCACCTGCCAAGCTCTTTTAGCTTCCTAGCGCTTACGTTTGCGAGGTAGCACTCGTTTGTTATCTTGGAGTAAAGCTCAAGGTCGTTAGCCACCAAAAAGCTAGAGTGGCGCTTTAAAAACCTAGCCACGATGCCAGAGCCCGAAAACAGGTCCACACACCTTAGCTTGTCACGGCCAAGCTCGTCTTTTGCGCACTTAAGACCTTGTTCGATGAAGCCAAGTAGCGCGCGTTTGTTGCCAAGATACGTGAGGATTTGCTTGCTTAGATACTCCTGATTTTCCATCTTAGCCGTTTTTTCTAGCAAATTCTTTCATGAATTGCACTAAAATTTTGACATTTTCTTCGCTCACGGCGTTGTAAATAGACGCGCGGATACCGCCAAGATGTCGGTGTCCTTTCAGGCCTAGCATGCCGGCCTCTTCGGCCTGAGCGACAAATTTGGGCTCGAGCTCGCAGGATGCGGCGATATTAAAGCTCACGTTCATGTCAGAGCGACTATCGAGCCTTGCGTGTCCTTTGTAAAAGCCGCCTGAGCTATCGATAGTATCGTAAATGAGCGCCGCTTTTTTGGCATTTTTCTTTTGTATCTGGCTAAGACCACCTTGATCAAGTAGCCACTGCATCGTTAAATTTAGCAGATATATCCCGAATGTCGGAGGCGTGTTGTAAAGCGATTTGGCCTCGGCGTGTGTTTTATAGCGTAAAAATATCGGTACGTTCGGGCTGCTCGTGCGATCTATCAGATCTTTTCTTATTATCACGATGGTGACTCCGCTAGGACCGGCGTTTTTCTGCGCTCCGCCGTAAAGTAGGCCGATGTTTGAAAAATCAAGCGGCCTAGCGAAAAAATCGCTCGAAGCGTCGATGACTAGGGGAGATTTGGTCTTTGGCAAGGCCTTATACTGCGTGCCGTAGATGGTGTTGTTGCTACAAATGTAGGCAAAATCGGCATCATCGCTAAATTTCACCTCGGGGATCATAGCGAAATTCTCACTCTCGCTGCTTGCCACTATGCTTGGGCTGATGCCTAGAGTCTGCGCCTCTTTTATGGCTTTATTCGTCCAAACGCCCGTATTTGCGTATTCGGCCTTGCCGCCTTGATAGAGGTTCATCGGTATCATCGAAAACTGCAGATGCGCTCCGCCTTGCAAAAATAAAATTTCATACTCTTCGCCGATGCCGTAAAGTGCGCGGATCTTATCCATCGCTCCAAAATGCACCTCTTCAAAAATTTTGCTCCTGTGGCTTATCTCCATTATAGAAAAGCCCTTGTTTTGGTAGTTCGTAAGCTCGCTTTGCGCGTGCTTTAGCACCTCTAAAGGCAGCGCGCTAGGTCCTGCGCTAAAGTTTATTTTCCTATTCATATTCACTCCTTTTATAAAATTTTAGCCGTTTTATGCGTGCTTTGAGATATCAGCCACACCTCATCACCCGCTTTTAACGCCTCAAGTGTTACGTTTTTGCCGTCCGTCCTTACCTCGATGAGATCTTTTGTGCTTTCAAAGAAGATTTCGCGCATCTCATAGGCTTTTTCAAGTGATTTTAGATCAGAGCTCAGCTTTAAAATTTTGCTTGAAATGAGGCTATTTAGCACCGTTTGCTTGTTTTTTATCTCGCTAAATTTTAGCTTTATGCGCGCTTTGATGGCGTTTGTGGAAAATTTCGAGGCTAAAATTTCAAGACGGCTTTTTTTATTTGCGAGTTTAAGACCGATAACGCCTCTAAGCTCGTCTTCGAGCTTATCGATATACTGCAAAAAGGCCTCGCTATCAGGCAAGATGTCAAGCATCGCGGCACTTGGCGTCAGAGCTCTGCGATCAGCCACGAAGTCGCTTATGACGTAGTCTATCTCGTGCCCTATGGCGCTTACTACGGGCGTGGCGGCGTCATATATGGCTCTAGCCAGTCCCTCGTCGTTAAAGCACCACAGATCCTCTCTACTGCCTCCGCCGCGCGCTAAGACTATCACGTCGGCTCCGCTAAGATCGGCCTTTTTAAGCGCTCTAATAAGCGAGCTTGGCGCATTTTCGCCCTGAGTGAGCGCATTAAAGATCAAAATTTTACTGAGCTTCCAGCGCGTCGAGACGACTTTTAGCATGTCTTGTAGCGCCGCGGACGTAGAGGAAGTGATAAGCGCGATACGCTTTGGCAAGCGAGGGATAGGCTTTTTATGGCTTATTTCAAAAAATCCCTCGCGCTCCAAACGCTCCTTTAACTGCCTAAAAGCAAGCTCGAGCTCGCCCTCGCCGTCAGGACGCAACGTCGTAGCTACGAGCTGATACGAGCCGCTTAGCGTATAGAGCGAGACCTTGCCGTAGATCACGACCTTCATCGCGTCTGTCACGTCAAATTTCAGCTTAGCGTTATTCATCTTATACATCACCGCCGAAACGGCCGCTTTTTCGTCCTTTAGCGTGAAATACCAATGCCCCGAGCTATGCTTTGTAAGGCGCGAAATTTCGCCCTTTACCTCGACATAGTCAAATGTCGTCTCAAGCAGGCTTTTGGCCTGTTCGTTAAGCTCGCTGACACTTAGCATGAAACGACCTTTGAGGCTAAATTTTCGCGTATTATCATCGCGCACTCTTGTTCGTATCTAGCGACGCCTCGCGCACCTTTTTAGCGATAAAAAGCGTCGAGATATCCATGCTAAAGCCTTTGCAAAGCTGCATCTCAAAGCCGGCCTCCTCGAGCTCCTCGCAAAAACTTTTGGCGTCCAGGAAATTTTCGATCGAGCTTGGCAGATAGAGGTAGGCCTCTTTGTTTTTTGAGATCGCGCCGCCGATACGAGGCAAAATTTTGCTTAGATAAAAGTCTCTTAGGCTCGTGATCAGCCCTTTTTTAGAGCGTTTGGTAAATTCTAAGACCACGACGTATCCGCCCATTTTTAAAATGCGGTTGAATTCCGCTAACGCTGCCTTTCGCTCGACGACGTTTCGTATGCCGTAGCTGATGCTTAAAATTTCGCCAAACCCGCTCTTTAGCCCGGTCTCATCCGCATAAGCCTCGATAAATTTAAAATTTGGGAATTTTTCTTTGGCCTTGCTTAGCATGCCGCTTGATGGATCTACGCCCACGAGCTCATCGATCTTCACGCCAAATTCCGCGGACATCTGCGACCAAAGCCCCATCATATCGCCCGTACCGCAAGCAACGTCGATGATATTTATGTTTTTGTTCCTAAAAATATTCAGCATGTATTTACACGCGTATTTTCGCCAGCTGACGTCTATGCCAAGGCTCAAGACGCGGTTTGCGATGTCGTAAGTAGGTGCGATCTGGTTGAACATATCGACGATTTTTTCTTGTTTTTGCATAAGTTTTTATGACCTTTAAATATAATAAATTTTTAAATTTCGTGAAATTTTGCGAGTTTGACGGATAAATTTCACCCGTTTTTTCAAGATCTCCTCGCGCAGTTTATAAATTTGCTTGTAAATTTTGTTTTGGATCTTGCTTGAGGGCTCACTTTGAGGGATCTTGTCCAAGATCTCAAGCCAAACGTCGCGGTCTTGAAGCTCGCCAAAGAGCTCTTGCATGAGCTTTAGGCGGTTTTGATATTTTTTAAATCCCACTATCTCAAAAACGCCCGAAAAGCTCTCCAAAACGTATCTGAGACGCTTAAAATCGATGCGGATCTTATGAAAATTTTCGTTCACGCTCTCATCGCTCAAAGCCCAAATTTTACGCTCTATGCTCACTAGCTGCGACCTTATACGATAAGCAGCGAGCCTCGCTAAAGCGGCGTTTGCGAGCTTTGCTTTATAAAAGTCGCTCTCCTC containing:
- a CDS encoding phosphoribosylanthranilate isomerase, which codes for MRPLIKICGIKMASEAASVAALAVDFLGVIFAKSLRQVGMKTAREIAHIAHENGKLCVGVFAGQSECEIMEICEFAGLDAAQIYDEPSENLHANLKDLGVQIWRVFSVKDELPKLDFRHYDLPLFDCKGENLGGNGVKFNWEILRGVKPFSFALAGGIGEDNVLEAIKFKPKILDINSRVEDENLMKIPSKIERILGLINIALAEH
- the trpD gene encoding anthranilate phosphoribosyltransferase translates to MILLIDNYDSFVFNVEQYVRELTNEEVLSVRNDKITLEEIRKMRPSKIILSPGPKHPKDSGVCLEILKSDLDVPILGICLGHQAIALVAGAAIKRLEKPYHGKTSMIEVSEAEPLFSGLPTKFEVMRYHSLYVDELPSNLKPLAMSDDGVVMALREASRPVFGIQFHPESYFTQYGKKIIENFINLKSAEEKPAPKEPRTANLSPFMTKLQKGFPLESSDYEVICRAINDKECDIVQLAGLLVLISEKSLYADSLAAFVQNILKYSTTYVDRGDIFDIVGTGGDKLKTINISTTVAFIAAALGVKVAKHGNKAITSQSGSSDVLKILNVPITGSIEENRARLREKGLTFFHAPLFHKITAEVKEVRERLKIGTVFNMLGPLLNPNLGLKYQLAGNYLEEVNELMAQTLLRLGRQHALVVHGMDGMDEIALCDETLIHEVKDGKILEYKITPEQFGFKRAFHGDIEGGSPEENAEILVRILKGEESGAKFDIVLLNAMFALYTADIVKTPNDAKPLIIDAINSGKIYRYFQEYIGG
- a CDS encoding anthranilate synthase component I family protein; translated protein: MLLYEPLFYYEAIRRRFKNSYLAEDKTQTIVGIDCEYIDADDTDLNGLRGYFDTNRDKNIAPFGGLFGVFAYEGVRYFEEIGEQKPPLYEFPKFIYADAKAYLHFDKMSKIYTFYGDTARYYDFLLALKPVDTPKKQSKFKIKTDLEAEKKHFESIVGIAKEYLKSGDIFQVVLGKQLHILTDMDSFEFYKKLSVANPSPYMFHFPTPYGDVVGSSPELVFEMKNSQIFVAPIAGTRPRGVDANDDERLKNELINDEKELAEHKMLIDLARNDIGRVSNAKSVVVKNPMHIQYYESVMHIASEVYGVKKQELDMFDVIRSVFPAGTLSGTPKIRAMQIISELETGARNIYGGGIGFLHFNGDVQMAILIRSAIFVPRADGNSDVFVGAGAGIVYDSQSEREYAEICHKRASVVNVFKNNASQIVGQDKF
- a CDS encoding sulfite exporter TauE/SafE family protein, with translation MLFVGLLVVGVVVGFISGFFGIGGGTVVVPVMLALGYDIKSAVGISIMQMLFGAIFGSFINYKAGLLKIGRGVYLGLGGLFGASTSGYIISIAPEILLESILLATFIFSIIRLYLTPTNEAQTPNDSKFLLFLVGFFVGAIAISVGIGGAVFITPILVGFLGYDMKKAISMGVFFVMFASLSGFISMAYHGHVQYLEGAFLGVGALGGVYFGTKTTHKTDKKALKKWFLLLYVVMIALMLKKMLLN
- a CDS encoding class I SAM-dependent methyltransferase, which translates into the protein MSDVKEYYDEVPYFSAAFSDCSPVRIHAIARFLGLNPPTPAEARVLEFGCSYGGNILPFAVHNERADVVGIDISSTQVSTGNKIAKDMGIGNFSLMELDILKLDENEAKKLGKFDYIITHGVYSWVDDSVKEALLRAVKLLLSANGVAYISYNIYPGWKSLDVLRDFMLFASDSQTSGAKKLEISKRELDFLQDYLKFNAQSATDKVYRDSTQLLATQLNFLQNIIKKGNDYYVLHDFLEICNDPTYFYKFAKKLGQNGLYYLLDCSLDDIFRSVLGIYRFDAHIARNYPSRIQKEQMNDFLLNRSFRKSLVIHKERLNGSDDLDIELGMKELSRLNFALNLSDPANEVQKALVDAYPDSLNLDDLLQCTGQDAQTTFMQLMEVFATQNVKISANALKSVRYQDGKSRLRPRVAGYLSYFAKTDEPVILLADGLNLKVALDRLEASVALKFDGKISLEDIASELSVPNALKFVSQLENKLSKAYFLEQI
- a CDS encoding DNA adenine methylase yields the protein MENQEYLSKQILTYLGNKRALLGFIEQGLKCAKDELGRDKLRCVDLFSGSGIVARFLKRHSSFLVANDLELYSKITNECYLANVSARKLKELGRWHEILLENIKSNPQSGFVSELYAPKDQDDIRREDRVFYTKENALYIDTARAQIENLPEVIRRFFIAPLLYEASTKANTSGVFKGFYKNKSGIGQFGGEGKNALGRIMGRISLPMPIFSKFNVPFAVCQKDANDLAGELEQMDVVYLDPPYNQHPYSSNYFMLNLIAKNERPQSISRVSGIAKGWNKSVYNKKSAAEQSFFELVGKLKAKFIIISFNSEGFIERESFERNLTKFGELKVLEQRYNAFRGSRNLGSRSLHVTEFLYILKKIGSK
- the serC gene encoding phosphoserine transaminase, coding for MNRKINFSAGPSALPLEVLKHAQSELTNYQNKGFSIMEISHRSKIFEEVHFGAMDKIRALYGIGEEYEILFLQGGAHLQFSMIPMNLYQGGKAEYANTGVWTNKAIKEAQTLGISPSIVASSESENFAMIPEVKFSDDADFAYICSNNTIYGTQYKALPKTKSPLVIDASSDFFARPLDFSNIGLLYGGAQKNAGPSGVTIVIIRKDLIDRTSSPNVPIFLRYKTHAEAKSLYNTPPTFGIYLLNLTMQWLLDQGGLSQIQKKNAKKAALIYDTIDSSGGFYKGHARLDSRSDMNVSFNIAASCELEPKFVAQAEEAGMLGLKGHRHLGGIRASIYNAVSEENVKILVQFMKEFARKNG
- the xseA gene encoding exodeoxyribonuclease VII large subunit, with protein sequence MLSVSELNEQAKSLLETTFDYVEVKGEISRLTKHSSGHWYFTLKDEKAAVSAVMYKMNNAKLKFDVTDAMKVVIYGKVSLYTLSGSYQLVATTLRPDGEGELELAFRQLKERLEREGFFEISHKKPIPRLPKRIALITSSTSAALQDMLKVVSTRWKLSKILIFNALTQGENAPSSLIRALKKADLSGADVIVLARGGGSREDLWCFNDEGLARAIYDAATPVVSAIGHEIDYVISDFVADRRALTPSAAMLDILPDSEAFLQYIDKLEDELRGVIGLKLANKKSRLEILASKFSTNAIKARIKLKFSEIKNKQTVLNSLISSKILKLSSDLKSLEKAYEMREIFFESTKDLIEVRTDGKNVTLEALKAGDEVWLISQSTHKTAKIL
- the ubiE gene encoding bifunctional demethylmenaquinone methyltransferase/2-methoxy-6-polyprenyl-1,4-benzoquinol methylase UbiE, producing the protein MQKQEKIVDMFNQIAPTYDIANRVLSLGIDVSWRKYACKYMLNIFRNKNINIIDVACGTGDMMGLWSQMSAEFGVKIDELVGVDPSSGMLSKAKEKFPNFKFIEAYADETGLKSGFGEILSISYGIRNVVERKAALAEFNRILKMGGYVVVLEFTKRSKKGLITSLRDFYLSKILPRIGGAISKNKEAYLYLPSSIENFLDAKSFCEELEEAGFEMQLCKGFSMDISTLFIAKKVREASLDTNKSAR